DNA from Leptospira bandrabouensis:
GATTAAGTCGGCAAGTGAAATTTTGTTCTCAGACTCATTGAATTCGGATTGGATTTTTTCCAATTTTTTCAATGTTTTTGCGAGTTCTTCCGGATCATTGACTGCCCAGTTTTTTTGAGGTTCTAAACGAATCCTTGCTCCATTGGCTCCACCTCTCATATCTGTGCTGCGAAAACTTGCGGCCGAGGCCCAAGCCGTTTTTACAAGCTCAGGAATCGTTAATCCTGATTTTAAAATTTTAGCTTTAAGAGCTTCAATTTCTTTTGTTCCAACTAACTTATGGTCTACGGCTGGTAAAGGATCTTGCCAAATGAGTGGTTCTTTTGGTAAATCTTTTGAAATGTATCGAGAAAGGGGACCCATATCTCTATGAGTGAGTTTAAACCAAGCCTTAGCAAAAGCGAGTTCAAATTCTTTTGGATTTTCTTGGAATTTTTTTGCGATTACTTTGTAACTTGGGTCAAATTTTAAAGCCAAATCAGTTGTAAACATGATAGGAGCATGACGAAGTGTTTTGTCATGGGCATCCGGAACCATATTGGCACCGGCTCCATCCTTAGGAATCCATTGGATGGCACCTGCTGGACTTTTTGATTGCACCCATTCGAAACCAAACAAGTTGTTTAGGTATTGAGTGGTCCATTTAGTTGGATTGGCGGTCCAGGCACCTTCGAGTCCACTGGTAATCGTATCTTCCGCATTTCCTTTTTTATAGTTATTTTTCCAACCAAACCCTTGTTCTTCGATTCCTGCTGCTGCTGGTTCTTTACCTACATGTTTGGATGGATCTGCTTTTCCATGAGCCTTACCGAAAGTATGGCCACCAGCAATCAGAGCTACGGTCTCCTCGTCATTCATAGCCATTCGGCCAAAGGTTTCCCTGATGTCTTTAGCGGCCGCTAGTGGGTCTGGGTTTCCGTTAGGTCCTTCTGGGTTGACATAAATAAGTCCCATTTGTACGGCACCAAGTGGATTTTTTAATTTTCTTTCACCTTCGTATCGTTCGTCGGCCAACCATTTTTTTTCTGGTCCCCAGTATACTAGGTCGGCTTCCCAATCATCGGTCCTTCCACCGGCAAACCCATAAGTTTTGAATCCCATTGATTCGAGAGCGACGTTTCCTGTTAAAACCATTAGGTCTGCCCAAGAGATTTTTTTTCCATATTTCTTTTTGATAGGCCAAAGGAGACGACGGGCCTTGTCTAGGTTTGCGTTATCGGGCCAACTATTCAGTGGCTCAAATCTTTGTTGTCCGCCGCCGGCGCCTCCCCGTCCATCAGAGATTCGATAGGTTCCGGCGCTATGCCAAGCCATCCGAATGAAGAAGGGGCCGTAGTGACCATAGTCAGAAGGCCACCAATCTTGTGAAGTTTTCATCAAGGTTTTAATCTCTTCTTTAAGTTGTTGGAGGTCTAGTTCTTTGAATTCTTTGGAGTAGTTGTATTGTCTACCCATTGGGTTTGATTCCGCTGCATGTTGGCGGAGTGGGGCTAAATCGAGTCGTTCTGGCCACCAAAACTGATTGGAGATGTTTTGGCGTTCCATGACGCTCGAAGGTTCTTTTGTGTCTGTCGCTCCCAATGGGCTCAAAACGAGCACCAAGAGGGCCATTGTAGAAATTTTTAACGTTCTCATATTGACCTTCACTTTCTAGATTTAGTATAGATTTAGATTTAATCTAGTTATTTGGGGCAAGCAATTTTTTAGATTTAGTCTAAATTTAAACTGTTGGAGGCAGAAATTCAATAGTTTGTCAAGGGGAACGGTAAAAAATTCTGAATTCGATTCTTTTTAGGGACTGAGACGGTTTGGCCTTTGGGAGAAGGAAGTCAGGTTACCCTACAAAATCGGAAGTTGATTTCGATTTGTCACTTGGGGAAAACGATGAGTTTATTAGAGCTAAAATTTAATATATGTTCGCTTGAAAGGAGCTAACATATATTAATTTCTATAGCAAAACAAATGTTTTGTTGTAAAAAAAAACAAAACATTTTTAATTTAGAAAATATAAGTTATACATTATATTCAGGAAGGTGCATGTTTGTTTTTTAATGATTCTATTCTCTCATATTTCCCTAAAACATTGTTTCGAATCATTCTATTTATGTTTTTAACAGTGTTTAGTTACCACTGTGGTTTACCCACAGGTAATGATTGTTCCAAAGCCAAAGATGAAGCAGCTATTTGTGAATTAGCAGTTTATGTGGCCTACCCTAGTTGCGTGAAAGAAGATCGTAGAACTTCTTATCAATACCCATCTAACCCAACAACTTATACGGTAAAAGTGAGTGATACTGGGTGCGAACTGACTCGTTTCGCTTTAACCCAAAGCTGTAAAGACCAGAAAAAAAAGAAATGTGGTGAATAATTTTCATCCAAATATCTTTAGATTGATAGATCTGACTTTTGGAACTTTGGTAAATGCCATTTCCAATGGAGGGAATTGTTTTTGACTCCTTGGTCCTAGTATTTCAAAAATCTTTCAGATCCTTCCCTATCCAATGGAAAAATTCTATCCGAAACAGATGATCTCGGTTAGAATTTGTCTATGGGTTATAAAACAATCCTCGGCACCAAAACCTACCAATTCCCCGATTTAAAAGACCTTTTGGCCAAAGCGAGTACTCATCGCTCTGGTGATGTCCTTGCGGGACTTTCGGCAAAAAGCCAAGAAGAAAGAGTGGCCGCACAAATGGCCCTTGCTGATGTTTACCTTTCTGAATTTTTAAACCTGGAATTAATTCCAGCAAACAAAGATGAGGTGACAAAACTGATATTGGAATCTCATAAAAAAGAGGATTTTTTATCGATTTCTCATCTTACTGTTGGTGGGTTTCGTGATTTTTTGTTAGCTGAATCAACTGATGCTGAGGTAATTACTTCGATTCGATGGGGCATTACCCCTGAGATGGTAGCTGCCGTATCAAAACTAATGTCCAACCAGGATTTAATTCTTGTTAGTAAGAAAATAAACATCATTACAAAATTTAGAAATACGATTGGTTTACCTGGCAGACTCTCAGTTCGGTTGCAACCCAATCATCCTACAGATGATCCAAAAGGAATTGCAGCAAGTCTTTTGGATGGGTTATTACTCGGAAGTGGAGATGCTGTGATTGGAATTAACCCCGCCACTGATAATATTCCTACTTCCATTACACTTTTAGAAATGTTGGACAACCTCATTCAAAAGTATTCCATTCCTACCCAATCCTGTATTTTATCTCATGTAACTACTTCCATGGAAGTTATGAAACGAGGAGCACCTTTGGATTTGGTTTTTCAATCGATAGGTGGATCAGAAGACTTAAATAAAAGTTTTGGTGTTAGTTTATCCATTTTGGATGAAGCAAGACAGATGGCTTTGTCTCTTGGACGTGGGACTGTTGGCGATAACGTTATGTATTTTGAAACGGGACAAGGAAGTGCTTTGTCTGCGGGTGCCCATCATGGAATTGACCAACAAACTTTAGAAGTACGAGCTTATGCTGTTGCCAGAAAGTTTTCCCCCCTTCTTGTAAACACAGTTGTTGGTTTTATCGGACCAGAATATCTATATAATGGAAAACAAATCATTCGAGCAGGTCTTGAGGATCATTTCTGTGGAAAGTTACTCGGCCTTCCTATGGGAGTGGATATTTGTTATACCAATCATGCAGAAGCAGACCAAGATGATATGGATACACTTTTGACACTTTTGGGTGTTGCTGGATGTACATATATCATGGGAATTCCAGGTGCCGACGATGTGATGTTGTCTTACCAAAGTACTTCCTTTCATGATGCTTTATATTTAAGGCAAGTTTTAGGATTAAAACCTGCACCTGAGTTTGAACGTTGGTTACTTGATAGAGGAATTTTTACCAATGAAAATGGGTTTTTCCCGAAGGAAAATCGAAACTTGAATTTACTCGAAGATTTATTAGGAAAGTAAAGTTATGACTTTTTTAGAAGAATGGAAACTATTGACTCAAGCAAGGATTGGTTTAGCGCGGTCTGGTGGATCTATTTCCACAAAAGATATGTTACGTTTTCGGTTGGATCATGCGAGGGCTAGAGATGCAGTTTTATTAAGTCCCGATTTTGCAAAGTTATTAAAAGAACTGGAAGATTTAGGAAAACCCAAATCCATTCCTTCTTTATTTTTAGAAAGTCAAATCAGTTCAAAAGAGGAATATTTGATGCGACCTGATTTAGGAAGGCGATTGTCTTTAAACTCGCTTGAAAAGATTAGGAAATTTTCTGGTGAATATGATTTGGTTTTGGTTGGAGTTGACGGCCTTTCAGCAAAGGCACTAGATGAGAATTTTATTCCTTTTATAACGAAATTAATGAATTCGTTAAGTAACACTGGTATACGAATTGCTCCCCTTATACTTTCGAAGTGGGGGCGGGTTGCCATTGGAGACGAAATTGGAGAAGTATTAAATGCGAAGGTATCTGTTGTCATTATCGGTGAACGTCCAGGCCTCTCTTCTGCTGATAGTTTGGGCGTATATATCACCTATCATCCGCAAGTTGGTAAAACAGATGAAAGCCGTAATTGTATTTCTAATATTAGGCCTAGTGGTTTTGGATTTGAAAGTGCTGTGAAAAAAACAATCTATCTAATCACTGAAGTTATACAAAGAAAGTTGTCTGGTGTAGGATTAAAAGATGAAATGCCACCTGAATTTTTATTACAATCCAAAGATAACAAGGTGATTGGCAATTCTCATTAACATAAAGTTTCACAATAGAAAAAATGAAAAAGATAGGAACAGAAGATTGACAGATTTGGTGCTTTCCATTGATCATCAAAGTAATTCCGGGAGGAATGAGGTGAAACTCCTCAACTGACGGTGCAACCGTGAATTCTCATCCTTATCGATTTTGGATGGAAAAGTCGGATCTTCCCACAAATGAATCGCCCGTAAACGATCATTCGTTCCTAAATTTTTCTAAGGGATCCCGGACAAAGAATTAGGAATCTCTAACTTGCGTGCAAAAATATCAGTTAGAGATCTCTTTTGAAAGGAGATTTTCTTGGAAGATTATAATACCAAACAATTAAAAAATAACAATTTAGTCCATAGTGATGGCAAACATGAGAATAAAATTTGCCCTCATTGTCTGCGAATTTTTGAATGTAAAGTGGGCTCCATTAGCCTATGCCAATGTACGAAAGTGAATCTTTCCTTAGAAGAAAGAGAATACTTGGCGACACAGTATGCCGATTGTCTTTGTTACCAATGTATGGAAACTTTAGCATTTGAATTTAGGAAAGGTAAATCCTATAAGGTTACCTCTTGACTTTTTATAGAATAAAAGGAACCAATCGTTTGTCTTAAACATATAAGTTCGCCAAATGATAGTATTATTTTATTCATTCTTTTTATTTAAATTGTAAATTTGAATGGTAAAAAAAATAAGCACAGAGCTTAATTAGTTAAAGTTAGGTTAAACTTTTCCAGATGAGTGTTTTCTTCTTAGTCCCTTTGTTTGCATCCTTGGCAAATATAAGTTGTTTTATTGAAAATATTACACGTGATCATCGCTTCCATAGACTCCTGAGTGTTTTTTATTTTACCATAGGCGTTCAGAATGCTGCCACAGCAGCCCTTTGTTTTGCACCTGATGAGACCACTGGTCTTGCGTTTTGGATCTTTCAGTGCCATTCTTTTTTTCTATTGGCTCCCGTGTTAGTTGCTATTTGTTCGTTTTGTACTGGAAGAAAATTAATGAATCAAGGAACCGTTGGCATTGCAATTTATGCATTGGTTGTTGATTTGATATGTTCTTCGATACCGAAAACTGTGGTATACGGTTTTGCTAAGTTTCCTTTTGGAATGGCACCCTTACTCACTGATGTTGGTGGTATACTTGGCGGTTCAGTGCATTTTTTTGCAATCTCATTGTCATTATACTTTGTATTAATTCCTTTGGAATGGAATGTATTTTTTGAAAGACGTACCTTTATCATTGCCTTGTGTGTTTGGTGGATTGGTCTTTTTTCTAATTTTTTACCTATGTATGGATTTAATTTTCCTCCCCTTCACCCTGTAGTAGATGCCACTTTGTCTGTATTATTTTCTATTTACCTAAATCGGTTTAATGCATCTAAACCAAGTATTTATGGTTTTATTGCTTCCATCTTGATATCGCTTGCTGTTGGCTTACTCATCGGGATTTTAGTTTTAGGAATTCTTCCTAAATTTAGCTATAAAGAGTATATGATTTCCATTGTTACGACATTGACGAGCCTTGTGTTTTTTTCCTACTTGTTGAAAACTACACTAAAAGACAATAAACCAAATCTAAATTTTTCACTTCCACTGGAGAGTTATGGATTGTCGAAACAAGAACTTCGAATTTGTGAATTGATAGCGGAAGGTCATAGTCGTTCTTTCATTCGATTGATTCTGAATGTTTCTGACGGAACTTTACGAAACCATCTAAAAAACATTTATGGCAAAGTATTACCTGAATCAAATTCAACATCCAAAGACCAACTCCAACGTTTAACGGTCTTTTTATCGAAACAAAAAATCAATGTATCATAAGATATCGAACTAAATAAACGTTTTGTTAATTCGAAATATTGATTCAATTTTTATTGTTCTACACAAACTAACTCTCGATTCACGGAACAATTTTGTAGTCCTTTTCCTGCTGTTAGGGTCACAATATCTTGAGTATATGCATCTCCAGCGGTTCCAAGTTCAGAAGCAGAGTTTGTAGTCCACTTCAAACAAACACCATCTAAGTTGGTTGTCCAATCTGTATTGAGACCGGTCCAATGGTCGGAGCTAATGGTTGTTATTGGAGCAGATAGGGCTGATGTAAATAATCCTTTGGCGTTGGATGTTTCTATATTGATCCCACCTGGCCTGATATAAGCTTGATTGGGTTTAAAAACCCAATCCATTTGACCATCTCCTAAATTAGCAGTGATACTGGCTCGACGTGAAATCCCATCGACAACCATTGCTTTGTAAGTACCAGAACCAGGGTAGTTTGGGTCAGAGTGGCAACTAGAGTCAAAGTTTGATGCTTTACCGATATTTGCAGGGTAACCATTCTGAGTTATGAATATAATACATTTTAAACAGGAGGGTTGGCAGTTGATTTCAATATCTCTTATGTTTTTATTGGAAACTGTCCCCGTAGAATTTACCAACTCACAGAAGTTACCTTCCGCTTGGCTGCCAAAATTAACTTCGTAATGAGCACCTTTTGGAATCTGGATGGGAAAAGAGAATTCTGTGCTACCAGAAGGAATCGTAATTGAATTATTATGATTTAAAATCAATGTCAAACCGCTCCCAGTTAATCCAAAAATTTTTCCACCAACAGTGAAGTCTGTTTGATTAAACGAATTCGCGGATAAACAAAGAGGATTTGAGTCGCTGAGTATGAATTTTGCGGCAATGGTTTTTTCATAAGATTTTGAACTTATATCACATGTGTTTTCTAGTTCCGATGGAGAACAATTTGTGACCAAGCTGATTACAAAAATGAGGCCCAAAGTAAAATCAGAAAAGGTATGGAAATGGTAAAAAAGTTTTTTAAACTTTGGTTCTTTTGTAATTGGTTTCGAATGATTTTCAATCCCAGATGTCCTTTGGATTTTTGTTACAAAGTAACATCTGGAATTTGTTAATTTGTTATCATTCATTGGGAATACTTATATATCCATTTGTGATGGTAAACTGAAATGGTTGGCCCATAATTAAGGTGGATTCCACTCTCGCACACAGGAGTTCTTTATTTTGAATGTTGAAACTTGTTTTAATTGTATGAAAGCCGGCATTTGGGATTGGGATTTCTAAGTCGGCAAAAGGGGCAATTGTTTCTGGCAAACTTCTCGGACTGTATCCAATTATATCTAAGTTAAGAGATGACCCCTGAACCGGTAAGTTGAACTTTGCAGTAAGCTCTATGGTATCACCTTCCTTTGTAGCTTCAATGCAGTGGTCATTACAGTCCCCAAAAAATGCCGGTGTCTTTGGTGCATCCGCACACTTTCTTGCATGTCCGATTCTTAGTTCTTTTGTTGCGATTCCAAATTCATTTTTTGCCACAACGAACACTTTGTATTTTTTATCAGAATCACAAAGGTAAGTAAAACCAGAAAAGTTACTAGTTGTGCGTTTCAAAGTTTCTATTGCATTCGTTACTGTTCCATCTGGATTTAATGCCATATTGTTTTTTCCAAAATAAAAATTAATTTCAGTATTTGCGGGAACTGGTTTCTGGAAGCTAACGCTTGTTTTTTGAAATTGTAATAATCCCTTGGTGGAGTAGGGGTCGTCTGCTGGATTTGCAGGATTTGTGATATAAGTAACTTCATTGAGTAATGGAGGACTTGCGGGGATCTCACCGACTCCTATAGGAGTTTCCGTTCCTGAACCTGATTGATTCCCTCCAAGGTTTGCCGATGTATTTGGTTCCGCTGCAACGAGCAATGGCACAAGAATGGTTTTGGGATCGGGAGAAGTTCCTTCACACTTTAAGACAGAAAGTGAAATCACAGTCCAAGTTAAAACCGGTAGGTTCCAACGTAGAAACTGAATGGATCTTTGGTATAACCTGTCACAATGTAGATTGGTTTGGTTGGATGTTTTCATGCCACCCAAGGTAACATGGTCCTATTGTTTATACCATGTCCCGGATGTCACGTGTAGGAAATTTGACCTATCCCAAATGTCATGTTTGAATCCCATTGAGTATATTTCTTGCTTAGAATGTTCGCCGTTTCCTTCCCCTTGGCGAAGGATCAAAAAAAGGTATTTCAGCAAGAAAGTTTCCCTTTTAGCTAACTATTTTACTTGCACTTAAATCCCTATTTGATAATAGTTTTCCAAATGGATAACTATCAAACTCCCCAACTTTTACTCTATTACCATCCTCTCGCATCTTTTTGTCATAAAGTTCTCATCGCTTTGTATGAAAATGGAACAGAGTTCGAACCTCGATTGGTGGATTTATTATCTGAAGAATCCAGTGCGGAGCTCTTCGCTTATTGGCCCGTGGGAAAAATCCCTCTCCTTCGGGATCGTTTCAGGGAAAAGACGGTCCCTGAGACCACGATTATTATTGAATATTTAAATGAATTTTATCCAGGAAAAGTGAAGCTGATTCCTTCTGAATTTCCTTTGGCCTTAGAGACAAAACTGTGGGATCGATTTTTCGATCTTTATGTCAGTGAACCTATGCAGAAAATTGTGGTCGATCGTTTGCGACCCGAAAACCAAAGAGATCATTTAGGTGTGGAACAAGCTTACCAAAAACTTCCGATTGCTTATGGTATGCTTGAGGCAAAATTGAATTCTCAGCGCTTTATTGCTGGTGATCATTTTAGTATGGCAGATTGTTCTGCAGCTCCTGCATTATTTTATACAGATACAATTTTAAGTTTCCGGAACTCTTATCCAAAACTCACCGCCTATTTTGAAAGGCTATTGGAAAGACCTTCCGTCAAACGAACGATAGCTGAAGCTGAGCCTTATTTTTATATGTATCCTTTATTTGATCAAATTCCAAAACGATTTCTAAAAGAAAAAAAGTAAAGACACCTTTTTCCCTAAGAAAACTATGAATCGATTCCGCTATGAAGTATAATACACAAGGTTTGGAACATATTTTTCATGCACTCGCCGATCGTAGTCGATTGCAGATGGTCGAACGATTGAGTCTTGGTCCTGCTTCTGTAAAAGAATTAGCTGAACCACTCACGATGGCCTTACCTTCCGTTTTAAAACATTTAAAAGTGTTAGAAGATGGAGGGCTTGTTATTTCCGAAAAGACAGGTCGAGTTCGCACGTATCGATTGGATCCTAAACAACTGACAGGAATTGATTCTTGGATAGAAGAAAGGAAGACCGCCTGGAATCGCAGTTTTGATCGTTTAGGAAATTTTTTAATCGAAACATCGGAAGAGAATTCCGACGGAGCATAAAAGTGAAAGAAAAACAAGTCAGAAATTCAACATTTACGATTGAAAGGATTTTACCTGCTTCCAAAGAAAGGGCCTTTGCTGCTTGGGCTAACCCTGATTCCAAAAGAAGATGGTTTGCTTGTCATGATGACTGGAAAACTGTCGAATTCGGTTTGGACTTCCAGGTTGGTGGAAAAGAAACGAACCTTGTATTAACACCAGCCGGAAGTCGTCATGTATTTGATGCCACTTATTATGACATCATCCCGAATGAAAGGATTGTATATGCTTTCGGAATGTATGTAAATAACATTCGCATCTCTGTTTCTTTGGTAACTGTGCTTTTTGAGTCAGAAATAATTGGTAGAACAAAGATGATATTTACCGAACAGATTGTACTTTTACAAGATCCAAAGGTTTCAGGTTTTTCTACTGAAGAAGAAATCCGCGGTCGTGTGGAAGGAACTAATGCTGGATTTGACAGATTGGAAAAGGAATTTACCTAAGGCAAACTGGAAAACCTTAGGTTGTATCTCTTATAATGATTCTACTAAAGAATCAAACTGGATATAAAAATTCATAAAATGTGCCATTGACCATAGGAACTCTAATGTTTTTTAGATCATGATTTGCATTCATTTCTAGAAACTGGGAAAATGTTTTTTCAGGTTTATAAAAATATTTGGATCTTGCTTGTTCCAAAGAATGGATTGCATTTTGGATGTTGGTTTCTCTTGATTCACTTGGTTTGTAAAATTGAAAGAGTTGTCGGTTTTTAATTGAAGCAGGTAGTGAACATTCCCAACAGATTTCTTCTTCAATTGATAAAATCTCATCATAAAGATCTGAATCTTTGTTCGGCCCACCAAGTGCCAATAACGCTTCAGAAAGCTCATAGTATTCTTCCAAAAGTGATTCAATGTATTCCATTTATTGTTAACCTCAGTAAAAACAGAATACAAGCTAGGTAGGACAAAATGCGTTTGTCCTGAGAAAAAAAATAAAAAAAATCTGATTCTAAAACTCAAATTGAGACAAAAAAGGGATCTATTTCCTCGTATAATTCCTAAGAAAACTACCAAAGTCTCTTGTTTTAGAATTTTGATGCGGATTTACATAGTTAAGCAAGTATTTAGTACAAAATGTCTTTTCCGAAATCTTCTTTAGAAAAAACTAAAGAAAATATTCAGAATTGCTAAATTTTTAGTGATTGGTTTGGATCATTATAATACAAATGAACAGAAACATTATATGACAAATTCTACTTCTAATTCTCAAAAATCCGTAAAAGAAAAAATCAACACAAGTAGGGCAATTGGAATTAAAGGCCAACTTATGTTATTTATATTTTTGATTCTATCAATTGTCCTTACTTGTATCTTTTATATTTCCTATACAACTGCAAAAGAGCAGGTTTTGAATGTCGGTGAAGAAATGTTTACCAACGTACTTAAGGATGCGGTTGGACTTGTGGATGCTTTAAACGAAAGAGTTAAGGCAGGTGACATGACATTAGAAGAAGCTCAAGACATGGCCAAAGAATACATTGTCGGACCAAAGATGCCAGATGGGAATCGTGATATTTCCAAAACTAAAATGTCTACAAATGATTATATGTATCTTTGGGGGATCACACCAGAAGGGATTGCTACTATGCATCCATTCAATATCGAAGGTGCTAATATTTGGGATTACCAAATCGAAGGAAAATACACTGTGCGAGATACTTGGGGAAACCCAAAGGCGACTGGATACCCGTTACGTGAAATTTGGCAAAACCCTGGTGAACCTATTTATACCTTTATGGCTTACCAAGCTTATTATAAACCTTGGAATTGGGTCATTGGAGCCGGTGGACGTGAGCAGATCATTTACGAAAGAAGATTACGTGGAATGCAAATTGTTTTTTTGGTTAGCGCCGCAATCAGTTTAACCTTATCGATGTTATTCTCCTATATCCTTGCTTCCTTCATTGCAAAAAGAATTCAGAAAATTAAATTTGTTGTGGAGAAGGCAAGCGAAGGAGACCTCCGCGAAAAAGTCGATTTAGCATTTAAGGATGAATTTGGAATCCTTGGTGATGACTTTAATAAAATGGCAAATAACTTACGAGAGATGATGAAACATGTATCTAATTCTTCCGTTAAAGTGGCTGAGTCAGCAAAAGAAATGTACATAGGTGCAGAACATTCTTCTGCCGTTGCTGGCAGCATTGCTAAATCCATTCAACAGGTTGCGGTAAGCACAGAATCTCAATTGGTTGCTTTTACAGAAAATAAACGGGCCATGCTTGAGAACGCGCAAGCTGTAGCAAAAATTGCTGAATCTACTGCAACCGTTTCTGATTTAGCGAATGGAGTTTTGGAAAAAGTACAAGAGGGAAGAAATGTTATTGGAACTACCATTAAACAGATGGCAGTTGTTAATTCTTCCGTAAGTGGTATATCGAGCAGTATTCATGTGTTAGGTGAGAATTCGAAAGCCATTGGACAAATTGTAGAAACGATCAATCAAATTGCAAGCCAAACTAATTTACTGGCACTCAATGCTGCCATTGAGGCGGCAAGGGCTGGAGAACAGGGAAGGGGTTTTGCGGTAGTAGCGGACGAAGTTCGAAAGTTGGCAGAACGTTCGGAAGATGCAACGAAACAAATCAGTGTATTGATTGGGGAAATTCAAAAAAACACATCATCTGCGGTAGCGATGATGGAAAATGGCAGTAGGGAAGTCGACCAAGGTGTTTCAATGGTAAACGAAGTAGGTCAAACTTTTGAAAGGATTGCCGGATCAATTGAAAAAGTAACTGATGAAATGCAAGGGGTTTCTGCCACTACAGAAGAAATTTCTGCGAGCACGGAAGAATTAAATGCATCGACCGAACAATTAGCACAAATTTCCAATGGAATTTCTGATAGTACGCAGGCCATTGCAGCTTCTTCTGAAGAACAACTTGCTTCCTCCGAAGAAGTAACTGCTGCCGCAAACAATTTAGGTGTGCTTGCCGATGAGTTAAAGTCGGAAATCGAGAAGTTTAAAATATAATAAACTTCTATTTTTTTCTATTTTTGAGTTTTATATAATCCTTAAGGTTTTGAACTGTTCAGTGTAAACTTTGGGGATTGTGAAGAAAACTTTTTTCTATTTACATCTACCAAACATTTTTGATAATCAATGTAAGTTGGTAACTTATGTTTAAAAATCGAAAGTTATATATCTGGGTTTTTCTAATAATTATTATCGTCGTTGTTTTAATCTTCAAACCAAAAGACGAAGGTTCATCATATTCAGAATATTTCTCCG
Protein-coding regions in this window:
- a CDS encoding SRPBCC family protein — protein: MKEKQVRNSTFTIERILPASKERAFAAWANPDSKRRWFACHDDWKTVEFGLDFQVGGKETNLVLTPAGSRHVFDATYYDIIPNERIVYAFGMYVNNIRISVSLVTVLFESEIIGRTKMIFTEQIVLLQDPKVSGFSTEEEIRGRVEGTNAGFDRLEKEFT
- a CDS encoding ArsR/SmtB family transcription factor yields the protein MKYNTQGLEHIFHALADRSRLQMVERLSLGPASVKELAEPLTMALPSVLKHLKVLEDGGLVISEKTGRVRTYRLDPKQLTGIDSWIEERKTAWNRSFDRLGNFLIETSEENSDGA
- a CDS encoding glutathione S-transferase family protein, which codes for MDNYQTPQLLLYYHPLASFCHKVLIALYENGTEFEPRLVDLLSEESSAELFAYWPVGKIPLLRDRFREKTVPETTIIIEYLNEFYPGKVKLIPSEFPLALETKLWDRFFDLYVSEPMQKIVVDRLRPENQRDHLGVEQAYQKLPIAYGMLEAKLNSQRFIAGDHFSMADCSAAPALFYTDTILSFRNSYPKLTAYFERLLERPSVKRTIAEAEPYFYMYPLFDQIPKRFLKEKK
- a CDS encoding methyl-accepting chemotaxis protein — encoded protein: MTNSTSNSQKSVKEKINTSRAIGIKGQLMLFIFLILSIVLTCIFYISYTTAKEQVLNVGEEMFTNVLKDAVGLVDALNERVKAGDMTLEEAQDMAKEYIVGPKMPDGNRDISKTKMSTNDYMYLWGITPEGIATMHPFNIEGANIWDYQIEGKYTVRDTWGNPKATGYPLREIWQNPGEPIYTFMAYQAYYKPWNWVIGAGGREQIIYERRLRGMQIVFLVSAAISLTLSMLFSYILASFIAKRIQKIKFVVEKASEGDLREKVDLAFKDEFGILGDDFNKMANNLREMMKHVSNSSVKVAESAKEMYIGAEHSSAVAGSIAKSIQQVAVSTESQLVAFTENKRAMLENAQAVAKIAESTATVSDLANGVLEKVQEGRNVIGTTIKQMAVVNSSVSGISSSIHVLGENSKAIGQIVETINQIASQTNLLALNAAIEAARAGEQGRGFAVVADEVRKLAERSEDATKQISVLIGEIQKNTSSAVAMMENGSREVDQGVSMVNEVGQTFERIAGSIEKVTDEMQGVSATTEEISASTEELNASTEQLAQISNGISDSTQAIAASSEEQLASSEEVTAAANNLGVLADELKSEIEKFKI